One genomic region from Methanobrevibacter oralis encodes:
- a CDS encoding pseudomurein-binding repeat-containing protein, with the protein MSEDYISWTSFCQAMNSIAYWLLQNKKNYKKRDHYQILTLKGNCNDIEKKAKKLGNDKLVSMYTIALIKDNISLNFFPNYVTLKNGEQIDKAEYVDMAIRVEAYIRANGRLPTIVYRKSTLPDLQ; encoded by the coding sequence ATGTCAGAAGATTATATTAGTTGGACAAGTTTTTGCCAAGCTATGAACTCCATAGCATACTGGCTACTCCAAAACAAAAAGAATTATAAGAAACGTGACCATTACCAGATATTAACATTAAAAGGTAATTGTAACGATATAGAAAAGAAAGCAAAGAAATTAGGAAACGATAAACTAGTGTCAATGTATACAATTGCCTTAATTAAAGATAATATCTCTTTAAATTTCTTTCCAAACTATGTAACACTAAAGAATGGTGAACAAATTGACAAGGCAGAATATGTTGACATGGCCATAAGAGTTGAAGCATACATCAGGGCAAACGGAAGGCTACCTACAATAGTCTACAGGAAATCAACATTGCCGGACCTACAATGA
- a CDS encoding ATP-binding protein translates to MAFKYKPRLIDSEIDEYLEMIGAILIEGPKWCGKTTTAEQHAKSSIKLQDTDQSENYLRWAKVQPSILLEGEKPRLIDEWQMAPILWDAVRNSVDELHEDGLYILTGSTTIDEVEVMHTGTGRIHRIFMRTMSLFESGESNGKISILDLFENPDMNIDGIDSSLSVKDLIFAACRGGWPESLNKKSEKAQLFVAKSYVKNICEINVSSFDDVKRDPQKVRNILKSYSRNISTLASNSTILADINAEFQNISKNTYYNYINALKRLFVIEEVPAWSPNIRSKSSIRSTPKKELIDPSIAVAALGLSPQSLMDDLKTFGFIFETLCIRDLRVYTSKKLGEISYYRDRNGLEADCVIHLENGDYALIEFKLGNDEIKKGAKNLLKLKNLLREKNFNEPKFLAVITGGKFAYTTEDDVKVIPIGCLR, encoded by the coding sequence ATGGCTTTTAAATATAAGCCTAGACTTATTGACAGTGAAATTGATGAATACTTGGAAATGATTGGTGCAATTCTTATTGAGGGTCCAAAATGGTGTGGCAAGACAACAACAGCAGAACAGCATGCAAAAAGCAGTATTAAATTACAAGATACTGATCAGTCAGAAAACTATTTGAGATGGGCTAAAGTTCAGCCATCCATACTTCTTGAAGGTGAAAAACCAAGACTTATTGATGAATGGCAGATGGCGCCGATTCTATGGGATGCAGTGAGAAATAGTGTTGATGAACTTCACGAAGACGGTTTGTATATTCTAACAGGTTCAACCACTATCGATGAGGTGGAAGTGATGCATACAGGAACAGGTAGAATCCATAGGATTTTCATGAGAACAATGAGTCTTTTTGAAAGCGGTGAATCTAACGGTAAAATTTCAATTCTAGACCTGTTTGAAAACCCAGATATGAACATTGATGGTATTGATTCTAGTTTAAGTGTTAAAGATTTGATATTTGCTGCTTGTAGAGGGGGTTGGCCTGAAAGTCTAAATAAAAAATCCGAAAAGGCACAATTGTTTGTTGCAAAATCATATGTGAAAAATATTTGTGAGATTAATGTATCTTCTTTTGATGATGTCAAACGTGACCCTCAAAAAGTAAGGAACATATTAAAATCATATTCCCGAAATATTTCTACTTTAGCATCAAACTCAACAATTCTAGCAGATATTAACGCTGAGTTTCAAAATATTAGTAAAAACACTTATTATAATTATATTAATGCCTTAAAAAGATTATTTGTCATAGAAGAGGTTCCAGCATGGTCACCAAATATTCGTTCCAAAAGTTCCATTAGATCAACTCCTAAAAAGGAATTAATTGATCCATCAATTGCAGTTGCGGCATTGGGTTTGTCTCCACAAAGTTTAATGGATGATTTAAAAACATTTGGTTTTATTTTTGAAACATTATGCATCCGAGATTTAAGAGTTTATACAAGTAAAAAGTTGGGGGAAATTTCTTATTATAGGGATAGAAATGGTCTGGAAGCTGATTGTGTAATACATTTAGAGAATGGTGATTATGCATTAATTGAATTTAAATTAGGTAATGATGAAATAAAAAAAGGAGCTAAAAATCTATTAAAATTAAAGAATTTGCTAAGGGAGAAAAATTTCAATGAACCTAAATTTTTAGCAGTTATTACTGGAGGTAAATTTGCCTATACAACAGAAGATGATGTAAAAGTAATTCCAATAGGATGTTTACGTTGA
- a CDS encoding ATP-binding protein, whose product MIIERKEYIDKISPFINKHIIKVLIGPRRSGKSTILKQIIDSLINEGIPKNNIVWMNFELSDFFEIDNIEKLEVFISNKTENVDGKIYLFFDEIQIIPQWEKLINSYFAKEKYDIYITGSNSKLLSGEFATYLSGRYVEINIYPFSFREYLEYYKITHDFKTHFYRYLEDGGMPSTFDYMGNNKKLVLMDLYNSIVLKDIIQRNNVKNVDLLDRIMRFVMYNIGQAFSANKIHKRLKQDMVSLSVNTIYNYLNFFENACLIYQVRREDLKGKKILKYDEKYYLCDLGFRQAIIGNNQRDITRVIENIVYLELLRRGYEITIGKVDNLEVDFVCKKQNKPIYIQVSYLLSSEETIERELKPLMNISDNYPKYVITMDEVNMSHDGIEHLNLIDFLIDNNII is encoded by the coding sequence ATGATTATTGAAAGAAAAGAGTATATTGATAAAATATCTCCTTTTATAAATAAACATATAATTAAAGTTTTAATAGGACCAAGACGTTCTGGAAAGTCAACAATATTAAAACAGATTATAGATTCATTAATAAATGAAGGAATTCCAAAGAATAATATTGTTTGGATGAACTTTGAGTTAAGTGATTTTTTTGAAATAGACAATATCGAAAAGCTTGAAGTGTTTATATCTAATAAAACCGAAAATGTTGATGGTAAAATCTATCTGTTTTTTGATGAAATACAAATAATTCCCCAATGGGAAAAACTAATCAATTCCTATTTTGCAAAAGAAAAATATGATATTTATATAACTGGATCAAACTCAAAATTATTGTCTGGGGAATTTGCCACATATTTGTCTGGTCGATATGTTGAAATAAACATTTATCCTTTTTCTTTTAGAGAATATCTTGAATACTATAAAATTACACATGACTTTAAAACTCATTTTTACAGATACCTGGAAGATGGGGGAATGCCTTCAACATTCGATTACATGGGAAATAATAAAAAATTAGTTTTAATGGATTTATACAACTCCATTGTCCTTAAGGATATAATTCAGAGAAACAACGTCAAAAATGTTGATTTGTTGGATAGGATAATGCGATTTGTAATGTATAATATTGGCCAAGCCTTTTCTGCAAATAAAATCCATAAAAGATTAAAGCAGGATATGGTAAGTTTATCTGTAAATACAATTTACAATTATCTGAATTTCTTTGAAAATGCCTGCCTGATATATCAGGTTAGACGTGAAGATTTAAAAGGCAAAAAAATTTTAAAATATGATGAAAAGTATTATTTATGCGATTTAGGTTTTAGACAAGCAATAATCGGAAATAATCAGAGAGATATCACTCGTGTGATTGAAAATATCGTTTATTTGGAACTTTTGAGAAGAGGTTATGAAATTACAATTGGTAAAGTTGATAACCTGGAAGTTGATTTTGTCTGCAAAAAGCAAAATAAGCCAATTTATATTCAGGTTTCTTATTTATTGTCGAGTGAAGAAACAATTGAAAGGGAACTTAAACCATTAATGAATATTTCTGATAATTATCCGAAATATGTTATAACTATGGATGAGGTTAATATGTCCCATGATGGAATCGAACATTTGAATTTGATTGATTTTTTAATTGATAATAATATAATTTAA